The following are encoded in a window of Anopheles stephensi strain Indian chromosome X, UCI_ANSTEP_V1.0, whole genome shotgun sequence genomic DNA:
- the LOC118514108 gene encoding uncharacterized protein LOC118514108 produces MQVRVEVRFINRATLKNKGNGRCGDPGHYADRCPYKTMICKFCSKIGHLEKMCLVKTKKKTDGTHHLEEQPCIIKDVFHLSTAGPREPSMRLFAKVARFHPLSSRFSAPRATPPPQTKVGLGCKLYPSRGHRLQQVTNLQESPVL; encoded by the exons ATGCAAGTACGAGTCGAGGTGCGTTTCATCAACCGTGCAACCCTGAAGAACAAAGGAAACGGTCGTTGCGGGGATCCTGGTCACTACGCAGACAGGTGTCCATATAAAACGATGATCTGCAAGTTCTGCTCGAAGATAGGACACCTGGAGAAAATGTGTCTGGtcaaaacgaagaagaagacggaTGGCACACACCACCTGGAGGAGCAACCCTGCATCATCAAGGATGTTTTCCATCTAAGTACGGCCGGTCCTAGGGAGCCAAGTATGCGACTTTTCGCTAAAGTTGCACGGTTTCACCCCCTCTCAAGCCGTTTTTCTGCCCCTCGCGCAACACCGCCTCCACAAACTAAAGTCGGCCTCGGTTGCAAGCTATACCCATcgcg CGGACACCGCCTACAACAAGTAACGAATCTCCAAGAAAGCCCGGTCTTGTGA